From Longimicrobium sp., a single genomic window includes:
- a CDS encoding condensation domain-containing protein: RVLVDVEGHGREEVLEGIDLSRTVGWFTTLYPVLLDLRGHPGEGEALKAVKEQLRAVPNRGIGHGALRWLSPRAEVREALAVLPRARVRFEYLGQFDGSAGEEGFFALAPESAGPNVDPRTERGHLLALTGSVLGGRLEVTWQYSAGVHRRETVEALARDYVAELRALIAHCTSEEAGGYTPSDFPLADIDQSTLALLEAQLLAEEGA, from the coding sequence AGCGGGTGCTGGTGGACGTGGAGGGGCACGGCCGCGAGGAGGTCCTGGAGGGGATCGACCTGTCGCGGACGGTGGGGTGGTTCACCACCCTCTACCCGGTGCTCCTGGACCTGCGCGGCCACCCCGGCGAGGGCGAGGCGCTGAAGGCGGTGAAGGAGCAGCTGCGCGCGGTCCCCAACCGCGGGATCGGCCACGGCGCGCTGCGCTGGCTGAGCCCGCGCGCCGAGGTGCGCGAGGCGCTCGCCGTGCTCCCGCGGGCGCGGGTCCGCTTCGAGTACCTGGGCCAGTTCGACGGGAGCGCGGGCGAGGAGGGCTTCTTCGCCCTCGCCCCCGAGTCGGCGGGGCCGAACGTGGACCCGCGGACGGAGCGCGGTCATCTCCTGGCGCTCACCGGCTCGGTGCTGGGCGGCCGCCTCGAGGTCACCTGGCAGTACAGCGCGGGGGTGCACCGGCGCGAGACGGTGGAAGCGCTGGCGCGCGACTACGTCGCGGAGCTGCGGGCGCTGATCGCCCACTGCACGTCGGAGGAGGCGGGCGGCTACACCCCCTCGGACTTCCCGCTCGCCGACATCGACCAGTCCACGCTGGCGCTACTCGAGGCCCAGCTCCTGGCCGAGGAAGGCGCCTAG